A single window of Methanothermobacter marburgensis str. Marburg DNA harbors:
- a CDS encoding heavy metal translocating P-type ATPase has translation MGCECSSCSPEEGDKDIRIIAASGALLISGIILSFAGGLISVPFLLASVAAAGYRIFPPAIRSVLRGRFTVNFLILIAAAGAILLGDYTEAALVTVLYNIAEYLEEYAHRRSHRSVESLIKLRPRTARVLGDGENIIKVEEVRSGSIIGIKPGETIPLDGTVTRGRSKVDQSNITGESLPITVQEGSDVFAGTRNLDGYLEVRVTREADNTVLAGVIETVKRAATRRSRRERFIERFASVYTPAVIALAVLTAAVPIIMGGSIGTWVYRALVLLVISCPCALLISTPVAMVSGMTAAARRGILIKGSEFLEAMASVRNIIFDKTGTLTEGSPRVTSVEPVERKDEILRIAASLERRSGHPIAEAIVDSYHGETDEVSEFESMPGKGVSGHINGVKYTIGSPELVGASPGKGTTVYLQGPEGIAGKITLSDTIRDSASRTISELRDRGLEIMMLTGDTEEVAAEVAGELGVENYQGGLLPEDKMKVIDEVRKRGPVAMVGDGVNDAPALAAADVGIAMGVRGSDVALETADITLVEDDLERIDELMDLSRRTIRTVRINTALTVTVKLSLAVLSVTGSVPLWVAVAVGDMGLSLFVIVNSLLIARY, from the coding sequence ATGGGGTGTGAATGCAGCTCATGTTCCCCGGAGGAGGGGGATAAAGATATACGGATCATCGCAGCATCAGGCGCGCTCCTCATATCAGGAATCATCCTCAGCTTCGCAGGTGGTTTGATCTCAGTCCCCTTTCTACTTGCCTCAGTGGCGGCTGCCGGCTACAGGATATTCCCACCAGCAATCAGATCAGTTCTGAGGGGACGCTTCACAGTGAACTTCCTCATACTCATAGCAGCCGCTGGGGCCATATTACTGGGTGACTACACAGAGGCGGCCCTTGTAACGGTTTTATATAACATCGCAGAGTACCTTGAGGAGTACGCCCACAGAAGATCCCACAGATCAGTGGAATCACTCATAAAGCTCAGACCTCGAACCGCAAGGGTCCTTGGTGATGGGGAGAACATAATTAAGGTCGAAGAGGTTAGATCAGGGTCCATAATCGGTATAAAACCCGGCGAAACCATCCCACTCGACGGAACAGTCACCAGGGGCAGGTCAAAGGTGGACCAGTCAAATATAACAGGGGAATCCCTTCCCATAACTGTCCAGGAGGGCAGTGATGTATTTGCAGGTACCCGGAACCTTGACGGATACCTGGAGGTCAGGGTTACAAGGGAAGCAGATAACACGGTGCTTGCAGGTGTTATTGAAACCGTTAAAAGGGCTGCCACCAGAAGGTCCCGCAGGGAGAGGTTCATAGAACGCTTCGCATCAGTCTACACTCCAGCTGTTATAGCCCTTGCGGTTCTAACGGCAGCAGTCCCTATCATAATGGGTGGATCCATCGGGACATGGGTGTACAGGGCCCTTGTCCTTCTTGTAATCTCATGTCCATGCGCACTCCTCATATCGACACCGGTTGCAATGGTCTCAGGGATGACCGCCGCTGCAAGAAGGGGTATACTCATCAAGGGCTCGGAGTTCCTGGAGGCCATGGCCTCGGTGAGAAACATAATCTTCGATAAAACAGGAACCCTCACAGAGGGATCCCCCAGGGTCACCTCAGTTGAACCCGTCGAGAGGAAGGATGAGATTCTAAGGATTGCAGCCTCCCTTGAGAGGAGGTCAGGTCACCCCATCGCAGAGGCCATAGTGGACTCCTACCATGGAGAAACAGATGAGGTCAGTGAATTTGAGTCCATGCCAGGGAAGGGTGTTTCAGGCCACATCAACGGGGTGAAGTACACCATTGGAAGCCCTGAGCTTGTCGGTGCCAGCCCAGGTAAGGGGACCACAGTCTACCTTCAGGGGCCAGAGGGAATAGCAGGAAAGATAACCCTCTCAGATACCATCAGGGATTCAGCTAGTAGGACAATCTCAGAACTCAGGGATAGGGGACTTGAGATTATGATGCTGACAGGGGACACCGAGGAGGTTGCAGCTGAGGTTGCAGGGGAGCTTGGAGTTGAAAACTACCAGGGAGGTCTCCTCCCTGAGGATAAGATGAAGGTTATTGATGAGGTCAGAAAGAGGGGACCCGTTGCAATGGTGGGTGATGGTGTTAACGATGCACCGGCCCTTGCAGCTGCAGACGTGGGGATAGCAATGGGTGTCCGGGGATCGGATGTGGCACTTGAAACAGCCGATATAACCCTTGTGGAGGATGACCTTGAGAGGATAGATGAACTCATGGATCTAAGCCGGAGGACCATCCGCACCGTGAGAATCAACACGGCTTTAACGGTTACAGTTAAACTATCCCTTGCAGTGCTCTCTGTCACAGGTTCCGTACCCCTGTGGGTAGCGGTTGCTGTGGGTGATATGGGCCTGTCGCTCTTTGTTATAGTGAACAGTCTGCTCATTGCAAGGTACTGA
- a CDS encoding pseudomurein-binding repeat-containing protein codes for MRLVCMLTACMLLMNTAGYAVAADDTAFESEVECEKSLDQCSSLNESYSEDMVDSDSDGTLPSGADHLSADNTEPPVSVDREAYTPNTTDKPVVADADMANVSGNSGSHFQAAGDNSGVNHANTLSAAVDLKKYMETYGKLPSTVSVGSQKLTVAQFLDLMLKDLLKTAGKSASLTVRSVKAAPNPSGSATGQLSKSAYIKLAENVLKFINSNGRAPNYASSSIGRISFDNLIYAVSRILAFHADSGRLPNYVTVKKISATSTTPSSSLKSAAVDLKKYIETYGKLPSTVSVGSQKLTVAQFLDLMLKDLLKSAGKSASLTVRSVKAAPNPSGSATGQLSKSAYIELAENVLKFINSNGRAPNYVSSSIGRISFDNLIYAVSRILAFHADSGRLPNYVTVKKISATSTTPSSSLKKRPENDPYNGEGTSRYLSATANCQVNDTAIRSLAASLTSGLTSAWDKATAIFKWVRDSISYSFYYNTRYGATGTLKTRTGNCVDHSHLLVALFRAAGLPARYVHGTCTFTSGNTYGHVWAQVLVGDTWYAADATSSRNSLGAVSSWNTATAKIKGIYASLPF; via the coding sequence ATGAGACTGGTGTGCATGCTCACTGCATGCATGCTCCTCATGAATACGGCAGGATATGCAGTGGCAGCTGATGATACAGCTTTCGAGAGTGAAGTGGAATGTGAGAAGTCACTGGATCAGTGTTCAAGTTTAAATGAAAGTTACAGTGAAGACATGGTGGACAGTGACAGCGACGGCACATTGCCTAGCGGGGCCGATCATCTGAGTGCAGATAACACCGAGCCCCCTGTTTCAGTGGACAGAGAAGCGTATACACCTAACACCACAGATAAACCTGTAGTGGCAGATGCAGACATGGCGAACGTCAGTGGCAATTCAGGCAGCCATTTCCAGGCTGCAGGTGATAATTCAGGTGTGAACCATGCAAACACACTTAGCGCTGCAGTTGACCTCAAAAAGTACATGGAAACCTACGGTAAGCTGCCATCAACAGTATCAGTGGGAAGCCAGAAGCTGACAGTTGCACAGTTCCTTGACCTGATGCTCAAGGACCTACTTAAAACTGCAGGAAAATCAGCTTCACTTACAGTGCGTTCAGTGAAAGCCGCGCCGAACCCATCAGGGTCAGCGACGGGGCAGCTCTCAAAGTCAGCCTACATCAAACTCGCAGAGAATGTGCTGAAGTTCATAAACAGTAACGGCAGGGCACCCAACTATGCGAGTTCCAGTATCGGCAGGATATCCTTTGATAACCTCATATACGCGGTTTCAAGGATCCTTGCATTCCATGCTGATAGTGGCAGACTCCCCAACTACGTCACGGTGAAGAAGATCAGTGCTACATCAACAACCCCATCATCATCGCTTAAGAGCGCTGCAGTTGACCTCAAAAAGTACATAGAAACCTACGGTAAGCTGCCATCAACAGTATCAGTGGGAAGCCAGAAGCTGACAGTTGCACAGTTCCTTGACCTGATGTTAAAGGACCTCCTTAAAAGTGCAGGAAAATCAGCTTCACTCACAGTGCGTTCAGTGAAAGCCGCGCCGAACCCATCAGGGTCAGCGACGGGGCAGCTCTCAAAGTCAGCCTACATCGAACTTGCAGAGAATGTGCTGAAGTTCATAAACAGTAACGGCAGGGCACCCAACTATGTGAGTTCCAGTATCGGCAGAATATCCTTTGATAACCTCATATACGCGGTTTCAAGGATCCTTGCATTCCATGCTGATAGTGGCAGACTCCCCAACTACGTCACGGTGAAGAAGATCAGTGCTACATCAACAACCCCATCATCATCGCTTAAGAAGAGACCTGAGAATGACCCCTACAACGGTGAGGGCACCTCCCGGTACCTTTCGGCAACAGCAAACTGCCAGGTGAATGACACGGCAATCAGGTCACTGGCAGCCAGCCTAACCTCAGGCCTCACCAGTGCATGGGATAAGGCAACAGCGATATTCAAGTGGGTACGCGACAGCATCAGCTACAGCTTCTACTACAACACAAGATACGGTGCCACTGGCACGCTAAAAACAAGGACAGGTAACTGCGTGGATCATTCACACCTCCTGGTGGCCCTCTTCAGGGCTGCAGGGTTACCTGCCAGGTACGTGCATGGTACATGCACCTTCACCTCAGGTAACACCTACGGCCATGTCTGGGCCCAGGTACTTGTGGGTGACACCTGGTACGCTGCAGATGCCACGAGTTCACGAAACAGTCTCGGCGCTGTATCAAGCTGGAACACTGCTACAGCAAAGATTAAGGGAATATACGCAAGTCTTCCCTTCTAG
- a CDS encoding pyridoxamine 5'-phosphate oxidase family protein — MMSREMMDAIEKELVFVATADEEGTPNVVPIGFARPLDERTILIADNYMKKTIRNLHENPKMALIPQNARECPYQFKGTVEIFKSGKYFDMVVEWAQNVMTELEPKSAILMTVEEIYSVKPGPEAGEKVA, encoded by the coding sequence ATGATGAGTCGTGAGATGATGGATGCCATCGAAAAGGAACTCGTTTTTGTTGCAACCGCCGATGAGGAGGGCACACCAAACGTGGTCCCCATAGGATTCGCAAGGCCACTTGATGAGAGGACCATCCTCATTGCAGACAACTACATGAAGAAGACCATAAGAAACCTCCATGAAAACCCAAAGATGGCACTGATACCACAGAACGCCAGGGAATGCCCCTACCAGTTCAAGGGAACAGTTGAAATCTTCAAATCAGGCAAATACTTTGACATGGTCGTTGAATGGGCCCAGAACGTCATGACAGAACTTGAACCAAAATCCGCCATACTCATGACTGTTGAGGAAATATACTCAGTAAAGCCGGGACCAGAGGCCGGTGAAAAGGTGGCCTGA
- a CDS encoding DUF7411 family protein: MCGIAGFRGAGARDKVAAMLRTIGHRGPDARGLYHDGRITIKTSEGEDVLEAPPSEDIALGHNLLSIVGGPQPVAGDGVLVFNGEIYSHDIPAGGDAHLILDLIEGHGGDLEDAIRSAVSELDGDYAFIYTDGKNLAAVRDPVGVKPLYHSGEAFASERKALWSIGLRNVESLQPGHAIINGRMVKLRGLPQPRKCTESPHELKGLLKSAIREAVKKRTRGLNKAALVFSGGVDSTLLAVLLSEYLDITLYTVGTHGSADVEFASRAAEDLGMDLNVIEVTEKTVRSALPHVLGAIEVYSPMQIAIAMPLYLASREASAAGFRVMFSGQGADELFAGYHRYRRLLEDGNLEEALRHDLENIYHVNLERDDAVTMANSVELRVPFLGLEVIELALRVPTCFKITGPDDEMRKHILREVASEMGVPEYIAKRPKKAAQYGSGVDRILRRRVLPGFDHESFLRRLMNEGGVVQR, encoded by the coding sequence ATGTGTGGTATAGCAGGGTTCAGGGGAGCGGGCGCCAGGGACAAGGTCGCCGCGATGCTCAGAACAATTGGACACAGGGGCCCCGATGCAAGAGGCCTCTACCATGACGGCAGGATCACCATAAAAACCAGTGAGGGGGAGGATGTGCTTGAGGCCCCTCCATCAGAGGACATTGCACTTGGCCACAACCTCCTCTCAATAGTGGGCGGACCCCAGCCGGTTGCAGGTGATGGTGTTCTGGTATTCAACGGTGAAATCTACAGTCATGACATCCCAGCTGGGGGCGATGCCCACCTCATACTGGACCTCATAGAGGGCCACGGCGGCGACCTTGAGGATGCAATCCGATCTGCAGTCAGTGAACTTGACGGGGACTACGCCTTCATCTACACCGATGGAAAGAACCTTGCGGCGGTGAGGGACCCTGTGGGTGTCAAGCCACTCTACCATTCAGGGGAGGCCTTTGCATCGGAGAGAAAGGCCCTGTGGAGTATAGGTCTGCGGAACGTGGAGAGTCTTCAACCTGGTCACGCCATTATAAATGGGAGGATGGTGAAGCTGCGGGGACTCCCCCAGCCCAGAAAATGCACTGAGAGCCCCCATGAACTTAAAGGTCTCCTGAAATCTGCTATCAGGGAGGCGGTAAAAAAGAGGACCCGCGGACTCAACAAGGCAGCACTTGTATTCTCAGGTGGTGTGGACAGCACCCTCCTTGCGGTTCTCCTCAGCGAATACCTGGACATCACCCTCTACACCGTGGGCACGCATGGATCGGCGGATGTTGAATTCGCATCAAGGGCAGCAGAGGACCTTGGCATGGACCTCAATGTAATTGAGGTTACAGAGAAAACCGTGAGGAGTGCACTTCCCCACGTCCTCGGTGCGATTGAGGTGTACAGCCCCATGCAGATCGCCATTGCCATGCCCCTCTACCTTGCATCCAGGGAGGCGTCGGCTGCAGGTTTCAGGGTAATGTTTTCAGGGCAGGGAGCCGATGAGCTCTTCGCAGGATACCACCGCTACAGGAGGCTCCTTGAGGATGGAAACCTTGAAGAGGCGCTGAGGCATGATTTGGAGAACATCTACCATGTCAACCTTGAACGGGATGATGCTGTTACAATGGCAAACTCGGTGGAACTCAGGGTCCCCTTCCTTGGCCTGGAGGTTATAGAGTTAGCCCTCAGGGTCCCCACCTGCTTCAAGATAACTGGCCCCGATGATGAGATGAGAAAGCACATCCTCAGGGAGGTGGCTTCTGAGATGGGAGTCCCTGAGTACATTGCAAAGAGGCCCAAGAAGGCGGCCCAGTACGGTTCAGGGGTTGATCGGATACTTAGAAGGAGGGTGCTCCCTGGATTCGACCATGAGTCCTTCCTGAGGAGGCTTATGAATGAAGGTGGTGTGGTTCAGAGATGA
- the gatC gene encoding Asp-tRNA(Asn) amidotransferase subunit GatC, which yields MKIEKEAEKILEEFSRALENVPELEETYYIVDNLNRTSEDEVEKTDPEKILRNAPVDEDGNIVVERGEWTQ from the coding sequence ATGAAGATAGAGAAAGAGGCTGAGAAGATCCTCGAGGAATTCTCAAGGGCACTTGAAAACGTCCCTGAACTTGAGGAAACATATTACATCGTTGATAACCTTAACAGGACAAGTGAGGATGAGGTTGAGAAGACTGACCCTGAGAAGATCCTCAGAAACGCCCCGGTGGATGAGGACGGCAACATAGTTGTTGAGAGGGGTGAATGGACCCAGTAG
- a CDS encoding ACT domain-containing protein: MIELRDAPGQLLSVLEPLGSSGANIVTVIHERDREYGPMVPVQLTVEGDRETLDAAISKLQERGVNIIEMDGAPLREKFTSILIGEISEGDLHEAVEAINSVRGASVSDLSLRMSGERQSARITVEAEHGTSEMVLERIQEAARRHDLLLITEV, encoded by the coding sequence GTGATTGAACTCCGGGATGCCCCCGGCCAGCTTTTATCTGTACTGGAGCCTCTGGGAAGCTCCGGTGCCAATATAGTGACGGTTATACATGAGAGGGACCGTGAATACGGGCCTATGGTACCTGTACAGCTCACGGTGGAGGGTGACAGGGAAACCCTTGACGCGGCCATCAGCAAACTCCAGGAGCGGGGTGTTAACATAATCGAGATGGACGGCGCCCCCCTCAGGGAGAAATTCACAAGCATACTCATAGGCGAAATCTCAGAGGGAGACCTCCATGAGGCTGTGGAGGCAATAAACAGCGTCAGAGGCGCCTCTGTATCTGACCTTTCACTCAGAATGTCCGGGGAAAGACAGTCAGCCAGGATAACCGTTGAGGCCGAACATGGAACCAGTGAAATGGTCCTTGAGAGGATCCAGGAGGCCGCCAGGAGACATGACCTCCTCCTCATAACAGAGGTCTAG
- a CDS encoding homoserine dehydrogenase: MRVRICLVGLGAVGQGFLRAAQLKGEYLKKRYGLELTFTGVADSSGAIHDGNGLDIAEILRHKREEGVGSHPSGVEGMSGLELLDEVEYDCLVEATPTSITDGEPGRSLLIKALGDGKHVVTSNKGHLALFYSELMELSSETGAELMFEASVGGAMPIINLARETLTSCSIESVIGILNGTTNFILSRMTSEGSSYEQALLEAQELGIAETNPAQDVEGTDAACKAVILANAILGRPCTLRDVSVEGITGITQGAIELAAQEGYLIKLIAEISDDTLEVGPRLVRMGSPYAVDGTLNMATLRTDLAGEVTVVGRGAGSLETASAMLTDTLTIWRRHRDSR, translated from the coding sequence ATGAGAGTGAGGATATGTCTGGTTGGTCTTGGAGCGGTGGGTCAGGGATTCCTCAGGGCGGCACAGCTCAAGGGTGAATACCTCAAAAAAAGGTATGGTCTGGAGCTGACCTTCACCGGTGTTGCAGATTCTTCAGGGGCAATTCATGATGGAAACGGTCTTGATATAGCTGAAATCCTCAGACACAAGAGGGAGGAGGGTGTAGGCTCACACCCCAGTGGAGTTGAGGGTATGAGCGGCCTTGAACTCCTGGATGAGGTTGAATACGACTGCCTGGTTGAGGCAACCCCCACCAGCATAACGGATGGTGAACCCGGAAGGTCACTCCTCATTAAGGCCCTCGGGGATGGTAAACACGTTGTAACATCCAATAAGGGGCACCTGGCACTCTTCTACTCTGAACTCATGGAGCTATCCTCAGAGACCGGTGCAGAGCTCATGTTCGAGGCATCTGTCGGTGGGGCCATGCCCATAATAAACCTTGCAAGGGAGACCCTCACATCCTGCAGCATAGAATCGGTTATAGGGATACTGAACGGCACCACAAACTTCATACTATCAAGGATGACCTCAGAGGGTTCATCATATGAACAGGCCCTCCTTGAGGCACAGGAGCTTGGTATAGCAGAGACCAACCCGGCGCAGGATGTTGAGGGTACAGACGCCGCATGCAAGGCAGTTATACTCGCCAATGCAATCCTCGGAAGGCCATGCACCCTCAGGGATGTCAGTGTGGAGGGTATCACAGGCATAACACAGGGGGCCATTGAACTGGCAGCCCAGGAGGGTTACCTCATAAAGCTCATCGCTGAAATATCAGATGATACACTGGAGGTGGGCCCGAGGCTCGTGAGGATGGGGTCCCCCTACGCTGTTGACGGGACACTCAACATGGCAACCCTCAGGACAGACCTTGCAGGTGAAGTTACAGTGGTTGGGAGGGGTGCCGGGTCCCTGGAGACAGCCTCGGCAATGCTAACAGACACACTCACCATATGGCGGCGGCACAGAGATAGCAGATAA
- a CDS encoding cofactor-independent phosphoglycerate mutase, producing the protein MKYVILVGDGMADYPLDELDGRTPLQVADKPNMDQLAEKGACGLLRTVPEGMEAGSDVANLSIMGYNPRRYYTGRGPLEAASIGVELSPEDAAFRCNLINADERIVDFNADHIETDDAAELIDTLNTHLETPGRFYPGVSYRNLFVITGAGYTDVRVEPPHDIVGEPLDHHLPGGSPEADHIRELMLGSREILESHRVNHERIARGKRPANMIWLWGQGTRPSMEPFAEKYGLKGATITAVDLIKGLGVYAGLKNIHVPGATGYLDTDYRAKGRYAAAALEEYDFLFVHVEAPDEAGHAGDVEEKIKAIENIDHFVLGRILDAMTEYDCRISVLPDHPTPVEVKTHVPDPVPCILAGDGIEPDAVKSYDEFSVREGSLGLEEGHRLIEVMKTL; encoded by the coding sequence ATGAAGTATGTTATTCTTGTTGGAGATGGAATGGCAGATTATCCCCTTGATGAACTTGATGGCAGGACACCACTCCAGGTTGCGGATAAACCCAACATGGACCAGCTTGCAGAGAAAGGCGCATGCGGACTCCTCAGGACAGTACCAGAGGGCATGGAGGCGGGCTCAGATGTGGCTAACCTCAGCATAATGGGTTACAATCCCAGACGCTACTACACAGGAAGGGGGCCCCTTGAAGCTGCAAGTATAGGTGTGGAGCTCTCCCCTGAGGACGCTGCATTCAGATGCAACCTGATAAATGCAGATGAGAGGATAGTGGACTTTAACGCTGACCACATTGAAACAGATGATGCAGCAGAGCTCATAGATACCCTCAACACACACCTTGAAACCCCGGGAAGATTCTATCCCGGAGTGAGCTACAGGAACCTCTTTGTCATCACGGGAGCCGGTTATACCGATGTGCGAGTCGAACCCCCCCATGACATCGTGGGCGAACCCCTGGACCATCACCTTCCAGGGGGGTCACCTGAGGCAGACCATATAAGGGAGCTCATGCTCGGCTCAAGGGAGATACTTGAATCACACAGGGTCAACCATGAAAGGATTGCCAGGGGAAAGAGGCCAGCAAACATGATATGGCTCTGGGGCCAGGGCACCAGACCATCGATGGAACCATTCGCTGAGAAATATGGTCTGAAGGGCGCCACAATAACAGCCGTTGACCTGATAAAGGGCCTTGGTGTGTATGCGGGCCTCAAGAACATCCATGTCCCCGGCGCAACAGGCTACCTTGACACCGACTACAGGGCCAAGGGGAGGTACGCCGCAGCAGCCCTCGAGGAATACGACTTCCTCTTTGTCCATGTGGAGGCACCCGACGAGGCTGGACACGCAGGTGACGTTGAGGAGAAAATAAAGGCGATAGAGAACATAGACCACTTCGTACTGGGAAGGATACTTGATGCTATGACAGAATACGATTGCAGGATATCCGTGCTCCCGGACCACCCGACACCCGTCGAGGTGAAAACCCATGTACCTGACCCTGTACCCTGCATACTTGCAGGTGATGGTATTGAACCCGATGCTGTAAAATCATACGATGAATTTTCCGTCAGAGAGGGCTCACTGGGCCTTGAGGAGGGTCACAGACTCATAGAGGTAATGAAAACCCTCTAG
- the pyrG gene encoding glutamine hydrolyzing CTP synthase, with protein MVHLAKYIVVTGGVVSSIGKGITAASIGRILRSYGLSVTAIKIDPYLNWDSGTLNPYQHGEVFVTDDGMETDLDLGHYERFLDSDLPGEANITTGKVYLSVINKERSGDYLGSCVQIIPHITDEIKSMIRGIADKSGAEVVLVEVGGTVGDIEGQPFLEALRQLRNEEGHENVMFVHVTYVPYLRAAGEFKTKPTQHSTKELRSTGINPDMIICRSEMPIDSSLKKKIAHFCDVEEEAVVNAPDASSIYEVPLVLDSENVGEYIVKRIELDVEGGADLKEWRKIVESLMIDEPVVTVGIVGKYVELEDSYISIREALRHAAAHLGIRVEIEWISADDNFSVDELRHLDSILIPGGFGERGISGKLDAVRFALQEKIPIFGICLGMQCMVIEFARLNGMEGANSTEFNQDTPYPVIDMMEEQKRIRKMGGTMRLGSYECRVREGTLAHEAYGEELVTERHRHRFELNNEFRDELEDKGLVISGTSPDEFLVEIVEIRDHPWFLGCQFHPEFKSRPNRAHPLFVSFLKAAFENRES; from the coding sequence TTGGTTCATCTGGCCAAGTACATTGTTGTAACAGGAGGAGTTGTAAGTTCCATAGGCAAGGGGATAACAGCAGCATCAATTGGAAGGATACTGAGATCATACGGGCTTTCCGTGACAGCCATCAAGATAGACCCCTATCTCAACTGGGACTCGGGGACCCTCAACCCCTACCAGCACGGTGAGGTCTTTGTTACCGATGATGGTATGGAGACTGACCTTGACCTGGGCCACTACGAGCGCTTCCTGGACTCAGACCTTCCCGGTGAGGCCAACATAACCACCGGTAAGGTTTACCTGTCTGTCATCAACAAGGAGAGGTCCGGCGACTACCTGGGCTCATGTGTGCAGATAATACCCCACATCACCGATGAGATCAAATCCATGATAAGGGGGATTGCAGATAAAAGCGGGGCCGAAGTCGTCCTGGTTGAGGTGGGCGGAACCGTGGGTGACATAGAGGGACAGCCGTTCCTGGAGGCTCTGAGGCAGTTGAGGAATGAGGAGGGCCATGAGAATGTCATGTTCGTCCATGTAACCTATGTACCATATCTACGGGCTGCAGGGGAATTCAAGACAAAGCCAACACAGCACAGCACAAAGGAGCTCAGGAGTACGGGTATAAACCCCGATATGATAATCTGCCGCAGTGAGATGCCCATAGACTCATCACTCAAAAAGAAGATAGCCCACTTCTGTGACGTTGAGGAGGAGGCGGTCGTAAACGCCCCAGACGCATCATCCATATATGAGGTCCCCCTGGTCCTTGACAGTGAAAATGTCGGTGAATACATAGTGAAGAGGATAGAACTGGATGTTGAGGGAGGGGCGGATCTTAAGGAGTGGAGAAAAATCGTGGAATCCCTCATGATAGATGAGCCGGTGGTGACAGTTGGAATAGTGGGCAAGTACGTGGAACTTGAGGACTCCTACATAAGTATAAGGGAGGCCCTCAGGCACGCCGCAGCCCACCTGGGAATCCGCGTTGAAATTGAATGGATAAGTGCCGATGATAACTTCAGTGTGGATGAACTCAGACACCTTGACTCCATACTGATCCCGGGCGGCTTCGGTGAGAGGGGTATCTCAGGAAAACTCGATGCTGTGAGATTCGCCCTTCAGGAGAAGATTCCCATCTTCGGCATATGCCTGGGGATGCAGTGCATGGTGATAGAGTTTGCAAGGCTCAATGGAATGGAGGGCGCCAACAGTACAGAGTTCAACCAGGACACACCCTACCCTGTGATTGACATGATGGAGGAGCAGAAGAGGATAAGGAAGATGGGTGGAACCATGCGGCTCGGCTCCTATGAGTGCAGGGTCAGGGAGGGCACCCTCGCCCATGAGGCCTACGGGGAGGAACTTGTAACTGAGAGGCACAGGCACAGGTTTGAGCTGAACAATGAATTCAGGGATGAACTTGAGGATAAGGGCCTTGTGATTTCAGGGACATCACCCGACGAGTTTCTGGTGGAGATTGTTGAAATCAGGGATCACCCATGGTTCCTGGGATGCCAGTTCCACCCTGAGTTCAAATCAAGACCAAACAGGGCGCACCCACTTTTCGTATCATTCCTGAAGGCGGCATTTGAAAACAGGGAATCCTGA